From a single Candidatus Obscuribacterales bacterium genomic region:
- a CDS encoding ABC transporter substrate-binding protein, whose product MGFIPITCATPIVMSEPLGFYEKYGLNVSVVKMPNWAAVRDSAIAGELDAYHMLSPMPIAMTLGLGSATFPVKLASIENINGQAITVAIKHRDTVRGPADFKGFRIGVPFPFSMHNLLLRYYLATGGLNPDTDVQIFPVPPPDSVAKMTADELDAMLMPDPFNQRAVFEGVGYIHMLTKDLWDGHPCCAFAASQTWIDENPNTFRAVNKAIIDAAGYADDPANRKDIAAALIDRQYLNQPLPVVEAVLTGEFEDGLGNTLNVPDRIGFDPYPWKSFAKWISSQMVRWDLMSAEGIDYDQIAQDIFLTDLAAELQTELGQTPPTEAERSETLKFDSFDPSDPASYVATQIEEFGQ is encoded by the coding sequence ATTGGGTTCATTCCTATCACTTGCGCGACGCCCATTGTAATGTCTGAGCCACTTGGATTTTATGAGAAATATGGGCTTAACGTATCGGTTGTAAAGATGCCGAACTGGGCTGCTGTACGCGACTCAGCGATCGCTGGTGAGCTAGATGCTTATCATATGTTATCTCCCATGCCCATTGCTATGACCTTGGGGCTTGGGTCGGCTACATTTCCCGTAAAGCTAGCCAGCATTGAAAACATTAATGGTCAGGCTATTACTGTAGCGATTAAACATCGAGACACGGTGAGAGGGCCAGCAGACTTTAAGGGCTTCCGTATTGGGGTACCGTTCCCATTCTCGATGCATAACCTCTTACTTCGATATTATCTGGCTACCGGTGGACTGAACCCTGATACAGATGTACAGATTTTCCCAGTGCCGCCACCTGATAGCGTTGCTAAAATGACGGCTGATGAGCTTGACGCGATGCTCATGCCCGATCCCTTTAACCAACGGGCTGTATTCGAGGGCGTTGGTTATATTCACATGCTCACGAAGGATCTGTGGGATGGTCATCCCTGCTGTGCCTTTGCGGCGAGTCAAACCTGGATTGACGAAAATCCGAATACGTTCCGGGCTGTCAATAAGGCGATCATTGATGCTGCTGGCTATGCCGACGACCCAGCGAATCGTAAAGATATCGCAGCGGCCTTAATCGATCGCCAATATCTAAACCAGCCGTTGCCTGTTGTAGAAGCAGTGCTCACTGGTGAGTTTGAAGATGGTCTGGGGAATACTCTCAATGTTCCCGATCGCATTGGCTTTGATCCCTATCCTTGGAAGAGCTTTGCTAAGTGGATTTCGTCTCAGATGGTGCGTTGGGATCTGATGTCGGCTGAGGGCATTGACTATGACCAAATTGCCCAAGATATTTTCCTAACTGATCTGGCTGCAGAACTGCAAACAGAGCTAGGACAGACACCCCCTACTGAAGCAGAACGTTCTGAAACCCTGAAATTTGATTCTTTTGATCCCAGCGATCCAGCATCTTATGTGGCAACTCAGATTGAAGAATTTGGCCAATAG
- the ntrB gene encoding nitrate ABC transporter permease: protein MNNPALPAVRSKKAIALSINQQAFLLFLLILGVLLLFWEVGARMGLFSQLMPSASETIKETWWWLSKPFFDYGPNDKGIGWLLLTSLRRVLVGFAIGSAIAIPLGILIGLSEVFSRAMDPFIQILKPVSPLAWLPLGLGLLKNSESTALFVIAITSIWPTLINTKFGVSHVDTSYLDVTRTLGASRWRTLTKVILPAAAPYIVSGLRISIGIAWLVIVAAEILVGGSGIGYFVWNEWNNLKITSIITAILVIGGVGLVLDRLFSFLQTWVAFGQRV from the coding sequence ATGAACAATCCTGCATTACCAGCCGTGCGATCTAAAAAAGCGATCGCCCTCAGCATTAATCAACAGGCCTTTCTATTATTCTTACTCATCCTGGGTGTTCTGCTACTCTTTTGGGAAGTAGGTGCAAGGATGGGCTTGTTCTCTCAACTGATGCCATCTGCCAGCGAGACGATTAAAGAAACGTGGTGGTGGCTCTCTAAGCCATTTTTTGACTATGGACCCAACGATAAAGGTATTGGCTGGCTTCTGCTCACTAGCCTACGTCGCGTCTTGGTCGGGTTTGCTATTGGGTCAGCGATCGCTATTCCCCTAGGTATCCTGATTGGCTTATCTGAGGTTTTCTCTCGGGCTATGGATCCCTTTATCCAGATTCTGAAACCCGTCTCTCCCCTAGCTTGGCTTCCTTTGGGATTAGGATTACTGAAGAATTCAGAAAGCACGGCTCTTTTTGTCATTGCGATTACCAGCATCTGGCCGACTTTAATTAATACCAAGTTTGGGGTCAGCCATGTAGATACATCCTATCTTGATGTTACGCGCACCCTGGGAGCATCCCGTTGGCGAACGCTGACTAAGGTTATCTTGCCGGCAGCAGCTCCTTATATTGTCTCAGGTTTGCGGATTAGTATTGGTATTGCCTGGCTGGTGATTGTTGCGGCAGAAATTCTAGTGGGTGGTTCTGGAATTGGTTATTTCGTCTGGAATGAATGGAATAATCTCAAGATTACCAGTATTATTACCGCGATTCTGGTGATCGGTGGGGTGGGGTTAGTACTCGATCGCCTCTTTAGCTTCTTGCAAACCTGGGTTGCATTTGGACAACGAGTATGA